One region of Leucoraja erinacea ecotype New England chromosome 10, Leri_hhj_1, whole genome shotgun sequence genomic DNA includes:
- the LOC129701020 gene encoding uncharacterized protein LOC129701020, with product MFSGRNQKMAASFINYRDKARVQPTAFFKEPKWTQKVEMIPHLQQLLRENQSTSGASQIYNDKSHWYSITGINSVNQQTPISAFTGIPSGKMYSIHGGVGKLVAQQLQKPNKIWVGINGHRLTESILVESGKERCIDSRKHSIKYEFMQEKLTENMSVESSLIPLSIEDQMTRSNVKIINFSPQEEIPPQVESGSCPFDPHSWNQDVQSTKELGVIHSFSSVNSQSTIKSHGTSGGIDTILEDPVKVVRKATKSQNKQIYLLSDDGTTKRLEMRENVKRQPAKSVIMQICEMDVSNLQNNVTSAGSLSRVDKFIKNVFNITPGMICPRSPLAPIGAFLPLNRNMKESLNCKDLAGGQKPKHKDIGVTTPTKITISNKTLFHFTAKALQCSEEEKTNEKGPACGLNHGSAVPAPEADYPCLPLRGSVQTPLPTQTTNPNQNVNLDHP from the exons GTTGAGATGATTCCTCATCTGCAGCAGCTCCTACGTGAGAACCAATCTACTTCTGGTGCTTCTCAAATCTATAATGACAAATCACACTGGTACTCAATTACAGGCATCAACAGTGTGAATCAACAAACACCCATCAGTGCCTTCACTG GTATTCCCAGTGGCAAAATGTACAGTATTCATGGTGGAGTTGGAAAACTAGTTGCGCAGCAGCTGCAAAAGCCAAATAAAATCTGGGTTGGCATAAACGGTCATCGATTAACAGAATCCATTCTCGTGGAAAGTGGAAA AGAGAGATGTATTGACAGCAGAAAGCATTCCATAAAGTATGAATTTATGCAAGAGAAATTAACTGAAAATATGAGCGTGGAATCATCACTTATACCTCTCAGCATTGAGGATCAAATGACCAGATCTAATGTAAAGATCATCAACTTTTCTCCACAAGAAGAGATTCCACCTCAG GTTGAAAGTGGATCATGTCCTTTTGATCCTCATTCTTGGAATCAAGATGTGCAATCAACCAAGGAGTTAGGAGTGATTCATTCATTTAGTTCTGTAAATTCACAATCTACCATAAAATCACATGGCACGTCCGGAGGCATTGACACGATCCTGGAAGATCCTGTAAAAGTAGTGAGAAAAGCCACAAAATCACAGAATAAGCAAATATATCTATTGTCAGATGATGGAACAACCAAACGTTTGGAGATGAGAGAGAACGTAAAAAGGCAACCAGCAAAGAGTGTAATTATGCAGATTTGTGAAATGGATGTCAGCAACCTACAAAATAATGTTACATCTGCAGGATCTTTGTCAAGGGTAGATAAGTTTATCAAAAATGTTTTCAACATTACACCAGGCATGATATGCCCAAGAAGCCCACTAGCACCTATCGGCGCATTTTTACCCCTGAACAGAAATATGAAAGAATCCTTAAACTGCAAAGACCTGGCAGGAGGACAAAAACCAAAACACAAAGATATTGGTGTCACCACTCCCACCAAGATTACAATCAGTAATAAGACTTTGTTCCATTTCACTGCCAAGGCATTGCAGTGTTCAGAGGAAGAAAAGACAAATGAGAAAGGGCCTGCATGTGGATTGAATCATGGGTCTGCCGTTCCTGCTCCAGAAGCAGATTATCCTTGTCTTCCACTAAGAGGCTCAGTACAGACTCCATTGCCCACACAGACCACGAATCCAAACCAAAATGTAAACCTTGATCACCCATAG